GTTAATTCTCAATATCCAACATATTTGTATCACAACCCTATGTCAATATGAGCCGGCATATTTCATTCAATTTCATCAATGAATAATGCTGGGTTTGATATTATAGGTAGCTCTAGCTTATCTTCTTACAGCAATGATTATCATGCTGTGTTTTTATTTATTACTATGAGTGAATTTATTGTTGGTGGTATTGGATATCCAGTAGTTTTTGATATATATGAAAAAATAAGATTACGCAAAATATTTAATAAAAATCACAAATTCAGATTTAGTTTATTCACAAAAGTATCTTTGATTACAACATTAATAATATCTATTTTAGGAATAATTATTTCAACTAGTGTTGAAATGACAAGTGTTAATGGAATTTTTAATTTGCCTAATCAATTGTTAAGTGATAGTAACTTGCAATTCAAAGATGGAATTGATAAAAACACTATATCAAAAGCTATTTTTGGTAATAATCCAAGTTTTAATGCTGTTTGAAGATTAATGTTTGAAACAATGTCTACAAGAAGTGCTGGTTTTTCAACTATAAATAATTTCTTATATACTGATGCAACTAAAGGTATTTTCATTGCTTTAATGTTTATTGGTGCTGCTCCAAGTTCTACTGCTGGTGGAATTAGAACAACAACTTTTGCTGTTATTTGTTTAGCAATTTGAGCTAAATTAAGAGGTAAGAATCAAGTTCGAATGTTTAAACGCGGAATTAGTAATCAAACAGTTAACAATTCATTTGTTTGTTTCTTGCTAATTTTAATAGTTTTGTCATTATCATGTATTATTACCAAAATTATTATTGATTCGTCTCATCCTGACACTAACTTGGGTTTAATAGATATTCTTTATGAATTTTCATCAGCATTTGGAACAGTAGGTTTAACAACTGGAGTTTCAGGATTATTAACAAATATCAATCCTGTTCCATTTATTTTAACCATTTTATTAATGATCATTGGTCAATTAGGTGTTTCTACAACATTATTAACATGAGTTAAAAAGAATCCAAATGGTAATTTATATTCATATCCATCAGAAGATTTGAAAATAGGGTAAATTAAAATTTGAATATTCATATTTGACTTTTTTATTTTTTTTAATTAAAATTCGAAAACCACATTTAAGACTATTTTAGTTTTTTACTTATATAAGTAAAATTTAAACTATTTTTTAGGTGCTTTTACTAATATCTATAGGAGGTGAACTATGTGATTAGTAAGATTTGTTAAAAAATTATTGTCATTTGCAATCTCAGTTGCTATTATTGCTGGTTTAGTAGTAGTATTCTTAGGTTCTATGTGATTTAGCAACAACTACAATTTCGATCAATGACAAGGATTATTAACAGAGCCAAAAATGCCTACAGGTGCATTAACAGCAATCTTTCCTGATGTTGCAAATTGATATAAATTAACATTAGAACAATATAGCGGTGATGTATTATCTTTATTTCATTGATTAATTCCAATTGGTTTTGGACTTGTGTTTGCTATTGCTATTCAAGTAGTTTTAAGCATTATCTTCCACTTTATTAAGAAAATCTTTCGTAAAAAGAAAAATGTTAAAGCAACAAATGTTTCAGTTGCTGTTTAACTTAAACATTAATTAATTTATAAAATTTAAACTCAAAATATAAATCAAGTTTTTATCTAAAAACAAATTTTTATATACATTTTTTTCAAAAAAAGCAAGAATTTTAATTCTGCTTTTTTTTTTTTTTTTTTATGTATTTATAATTGAATTAAAATTTGTAATTTTGTCCCGTTTGCATTATAATGATTAATAAATTTGTTTTTTAATAGAGAGATAAAACATAATTTTTATAATTGTGTTCAAATATTTTTAAAAGAAGAATGTTAAAGTTTAAGTACTATAAATTTTTAATAGGTTTTGCTATTTTAACAACACCTTTATTAAGTTTGTTTTGGGTTAATAATTCTAATTTAAATACCAAAAATTTAGATAATTCTTTAGTTAATTCAAGTGTTGCAAAAAATGTAAATATAACTCCTAAACCATTAAATGATCCTAATTTAGATTTAAATATTTCAAGTCTAAGATTAGATTCTGGAAGAGTTTCTAACGATGAAGTTGTCGACCAAAATGGTAATTACATTTTAACTGCATCAAATAGAAATAATACAAAAGCTAAAGTTGCTAAATTAAATTACCAATTACAATATCTGTATGATTGAGAGTATAGTCAAACTTCATATAAAACAAGGCAAGTAGTAGCTGATATAAATGATATTGGTTATTATTATGCTTTATTAGTAAACGAAAATGTTACTATTAGTTCTTCTTCAAGTAGTAGTGGTAGTCAAAGTATTGCTAATGCTATAACTTTTGATATACAAAATCCTGCGTTAGTAGTTCAATTGTATGACACGGGATCAAAATTTGAAACAAAAAATATTTATAAATTGGGTTTGCCAAATTTTGGAATAAATGATAAATCAAAATATGGTACCACAGTTGCTAATGGAGTTTCTGTAACAGAAAGTGGTTTTGCTAATAATATTTGAGATCATGTTTATGTTCAAGAAGCAATTCAAGAAACTGATGAAAATTCTAAATTATCATTTATAAGGAATACATCTGTTTCAAATAATACATCACGTGAAAGTGAAAGAACAGACACAAACATTTATGTTAATGATTCATCTAAATCAGTAATTTATAAATTGTTAGGTTCTGATGGTAAAAAAGATTCTACAACTTCAACTTCAAGTAGTAGTGATAATCAATATTATATTTTAAAACAATTATATTTAGGCAATGCCAATAATATGGTTTATTTAAAAGATGATACAACAAATAAGAAAATGATTTTATTATTTGGTGGAAATTCTTATCAAAATTTTTGATTTTATAACTTTGAAGTAAGCACTAGAAATAGTGGAAGTAATCAACACATAATACCATTATTTTATGCTAATTATGATTTTGATCCTTTCAATGCTAAATATAAAAATGAAACTTTGTATGTTACAGAACCAACAGTTGATGTTTCTAAAGTTTTGAAAAAATTTTTTTATTTGCCATTCATGACTAAAAATAGAATTTCAAATTTGGCATGATTTGTAGGTGGAGCTAAAACATTAACATTAGTAGATCAAAAAAATACTAGTAGTAATTCATATGTATTTTTAGCTATGATGCAGCCGAATATTTCTGATTTTGATAAATCATTGTTAACTGCGAATGCAGGTGATGCCAATAAAAAAGGTACTTTTGGAACACCTGAACAAGTTAGTGTATGAAATGAATCAAATAAAGAAACTACTGGTTCTAGCGTGCCAACTACAAACTTACCTAATGCTAGAAATGTTAATCCACAATTATCAAATTTAGATCAAAGTTATAATAATACAGATGTTTTAGTTGGTTCTTCATCAAACAATATATCATACGAATTATTTAGTCCAACACAACCATGATCAAGCAACTCAAGTAATTTTAGATATCCATTTACAGCAATTCAATCAGAAACTATTTTACCGGTTATGACAAGTGAAATTGCAGCTATGATATCTGTTAAACCTACAGATAGTTTTTCATCATTCCCTGAAGAAAAAATTTATTTGAATACATTTAATGATTTACCAACAAATTCAAATTCTAGTTTACCAGATAAATTTTCTTTGTTTAATTGTGCACATTCAAGTAATATAGGATATAGACGTTTTGATTTTGGCAAAGAATTAATTTCAAATCCTAATAATTGAAATAAAGATCTAGTTGTTGATAAAAATTCATCATCTACAAATCAAGTATTTGATGTAGGTATTGATCCTGTTGGAATGTCGCGAATTTTACTAAATAAAAATCCTGAAAAATCAGATAAATTTATAAATGATGGATGAGCAAATACTGCTAGTCAAAAAATAATTTCATTTTCTCCACAATTAACAACAAAAAATATTGAAACTACTTATGGTACTTATAAACAAGTTGCCGCAGTTTTAGTTTTAAGAGATGCAATATATTCATTTACTTATGATTTTGTGCAACCTGAAAAAGGTATGAGAATGGTTCCGGTTGCTAATTTTGAAAATAAAGTTAAAAGATCAATAATTTTAAATTCAAGTTCAGATGCTCAAAAATTTATTAATTTTTTATCTATCTCATATTTGGATAATGTTTGAATTGTTACTTTCCAAGATCCAAACAATTCTAATCATGCATGTTATCGTATTTCGTATGCACCTGTTCCAAATGCCTGAACAATAATGTTAGATAATGTATTAACAAAAAATAGTAGTAAAATATCTAAATTATTTGTTTTGTTGCAAAATAATTTTCTTGTTTTAAATGATCAAAAAAATATTCAAATAATCAATACTATTTCTGATGGTGATTTTATTGATTTTAATAGTGATTCATCAATAAGTGCTAATGCTAAAATTTGGGGAACTATTGAACCAGTTAGTCAAGAATATTTATCAAATAATAACTTGTTATCTAAAACATCTTATGAAATTTCAACTTCTATAGATTTATTAAATCAACTAGTTAAATATTCAGGTGGTTGAAGTGTTGATCCTATGACTAATGAACCTACTGAAAAACCTATTATTTTTAATATTAATTCCACATCTTCAAGTGTTAGTTTTGATGTTGCTTTAAAATTCATTAATGGTAAATATTACTCATCTGCTTCATTTGATAATTCTAAATATCCAAACATAGTACAAAATAGTTTGTTAAATATTCCTTCATTTACATATGATGGTTTTGCTACTTTAGCACCTTGAGTTATTCCAGCAATTGCTGGTGGAGTTGTTTTCTTAGTTGTAGTACTTATTTTAGTTGGTATATTTGTAATATTATCATTACATAAAAATAAAAAAGTTATGCAAAAAGGATTTGCTTCATCTAATAAAAAAATTGATACATTGACAACAGCTGTTGGTAGTGTTTATAAAAAAATCTTGACACAAACTAAAAATAATAAATCACCTCAAATGTTGAAATCAGCTAAAAAATCTGAAAAAATGAAACCTAATGTGAAAACTCCAAATAAACCTATTTCTGGTTCAGCACCTAAAAAACCAGCATAATTTTGTTAAGGAAATAAGTAGAGAATAATATATGAAAAAAATAAAATTTAACTATAAATATTTATTGATTTCTTTGGTGAGCACAACAATTGTTAGTGCTGCTGCAATTAGTTTATATAGTACTTTTAATAAAGATCAAATTTCTAATCCTATTATTAATCAAAATGTAAAAAGTTTTTCAAATCCAAGTATTGTTGGTAATAAAGTAGGTAAAATCCGACATTGACAAAATAATAATTTTAATGGTGTTGAAATTAAAAATGGTGGTTTTGTTGTATTAACAAGTACACAAAGTGCAACAAGAATTGATGCATTTGGAAATATATTATGAGAATTTGATCCAGAAAAAATAGCATCTGAAGATAGTCAATATGCAAATTTAGCAGGCAAAAAAGTTGTTGAAATAACTCAAGATGAGGGTGATAATTCTAATATTCTTTATTTATTGTTGATACCAAAAAATACACCCGATAAACAAGCATCTATAGATCCAAAAGATCTTTATGCATATAATGAATTAACAGGAAGTTCAAAAAGCAAACAACAAGCAACTGTTGTTCAAATAATTGAAAATGTTAATTTATACCAAGGAAGCACTTGAACTCCTTCATTTACAATTAAAGGATTAATGCATATTGATCCTAAAAAAATGGTTGATAATTATCCAAATCAATGAAAATCTTCTCAATCATCATCTACATTTTTTACAAAAGAAGATCATCCATCTTGATATGTAGCTAATAATTCTGAAAAAGTACACAACGATGCTGATCAAAATACTAATCAATACAATGGTTTAAAAAGTGCTAATATGGTTTTGCCGTGAAAACAATATATTACTAATTTGGGTAATATGTTTGCTAAAAATGGTATTGTATTAATTTTTGGTGGCAATGGTTCTATATACAATGATCCTGAAGCTTTAAGTATCGGAATGTGAAAATTAGATTTTTTAAAACCATATTCTGGAAATATTGATAATAACCAAAATTATGGCGGAATTCCTTATGCTTATTTATTAAGATATTTAAGATATGATCCATCAAAACCACTTTTGGGAACTAGTGCACCAAACCGACGTTGAAATCAATCATATGCTCCTATTGGACAAACTGATAATTTTACATATGTTCCAAGATTAGCAGTTGGCGGTGTTCAAATTAATGCTTCAACTGATGAAGCTACTTATTTATATTTAGCTGCTGGAATTACAGTAGGACAAGCAAAAGAATCACAAGCTCGTGAAGTTATTAGTAATAGCAACACTTCTACTAATAAAGTTGTTACTAAAATTCAAGATAAACGTTCATTGCAGTTAACAGGTGCCAATACTATTACTAACACAAAAGATACAGCAGCTAATTCAATTGATCCAGCTTTATTATTTGGCACAGCTTTTAATATTGATTCATTAATTAATTTACCAACAACTAAATTAAATGAAAATTTAACTATTTTTCAAAATGTTTTTCAATATGAAAGTTATTTTGATGTTGGTGCAACAATGAGTGTGTCTTCTGCAGTTGGTACTTATTATTATTTTGATAAGAAAAATCATGCAAGTTCATCGACAACAGATATAAATACATATACAACAGCCTCAAATGGTTGAAATAATTTAGGTAGAACTGCTTTTCCATGAAGTTATAAACCAAACAATGATATAGGAAGTATATTTCAACCAAAAACTAATGATAATAATAATGCAACTTATTCATACAATTTAAGTTTATTAATTGAAAATGCAATAAATTATTATTATTCAACATTATCATTTGGTTATTCACTTAAATGTCTTGGTGGATTAACTAAAATTGAAATGCCAAGTAAAGAAAATCCAGAAAATACAATTTATGGATATGCTATGCAAGTTGGTAAATCAATAGTGTATTTAAATGAACCTAAATCAGATTTAAGGAGTATTGCATACCATGGACCATCATCAATATCGATTGGAGAAAGTAATTTAGTTGGATCCGCAAAATATGGAGATATGGATTATCCATATGTAAAAATAAATAACTCAAATATTGGTTATGTTCCATCAGATTATTCTAATATCACAAATAATATTATTAATACAGGTGTCGCTATATATGTAACAGGAATTAAAGATTTTAATGATACTATTCCAACTATTGCTTCACAATTTGAAATTGGTAATAGTCCATATGAAGATAATAGTTCAACTACAAAAACTAATGGTACATTACAGCCAACAATTCCATGAAATGATTTTGTAGGTTTGAATTCTACTAATTTTAATTCAGAAATATCTAGTTTATGATTAAATAATAATCAAACAAAAACAAATAACAATGAACATTTTATAGTTACTAAATCACCAGAAATTAGTGAATATTATGGTAATGCAATTTGAACTGAAAGATTTTATTATAACTATGGCTCTTCAAATAACGCTGATTGAAAAGGTTCAAAAAGAGCTTGATTTGAAGTAAAAGATTCTAATAGTTTATCTAATAGTAGCACTACAGTTGGATGACAAGTAGGACTTGATAGTAACCTTACTGCTGATTCGTATTATGTTCAAAAGAACAATGAACAACCTCAAGGTGATTTTGATGTTTTATTAAGAACTAGAGATGACACGCAAAAAAATAATGATATTTTCTTTGGTCAAATAAATAATACAAGAGAACCCGGAATTTCATATTGTAAATTAAAGCAAAACTATGGTTCATATTTCTATGAAACAATTTCTGAAATAGATCGATTATCGTTGTTGGGAAAT
This is a stretch of genomic DNA from Mycoplasmoides pirum ATCC 25960. It encodes these proteins:
- a CDS encoding TrkH family potassium uptake protein, with translation MNIFYHNRFNNFKKRHQKLFKVLKIIFIGDTVPQKIVHFYIYLILIGAILLYLPISLTSYPEPYKKIINEDFFANGTYSALAKQVINVDLDRLKPNNFYSLGDNLFVVFDPTYGTYKVIETANFTFLDALFTAASAFSDTGLSTLIVRSTYSIFGQVVIVLLIQIGGIGFIVIFFLIWKFFKSKKNKQDSFSTSIILRAERGNSKLGGTTRTIIVAIVFIFVAELIYAIFYSLYFNFALAYEQQIIGNSITPDSTNLAQYVTVNSQYPTYLYHNPMSIWAGIFHSISSMNNAGFDIIGSSSLSSYSNDYHAVFLFITMSEFIVGGIGYPVVFDIYEKIRLRKIFNKNHKFRFSLFTKVSLITTLIISILGIIISTSVEMTSVNGIFNLPNQLLSDSNLQFKDGIDKNTISKAIFGNNPSFNAVWRLMFETMSTRSAGFSTINNFLYTDATKGIFIALMFIGAAPSSTAGGIRTTTFAVICLAIWAKLRGKNQVRMFKRGISNQTVNNSFVCFLLILIVLSLSCIITKIIIDSSHPDTNLGLIDILYEFSSAFGTVGLTTGVSGLLTNINPVPFILTILLMIIGQLGVSTTLLTWVKKNPNGNLYSYPSEDLKIG
- a CDS encoding MPN385 family protein produces the protein MWLVRFVKKLLSFAISVAIIAGLVVVFLGSMWFSNNYNFDQWQGLLTEPKMPTGALTAIFPDVANWYKLTLEQYSGDVLSLFHWLIPIGFGLVFAIAIQVVLSIIFHFIKKIFRKKKNVKATNVSVAV